One window of the Pseudomonas sp. MPC6 genome contains the following:
- a CDS encoding type IV secretory system conjugative DNA transfer family protein, with protein sequence MKRFMFAVLPLMISLAAHAAEEPVLDPSSNDTKSSVETSPPDLDALLNPQSQATTKVTDIRSQLLTGVGHTVGFRGGMAARGHELIDGLNSREPALDAMYKFGPMIAKNGTLPPVIVEARDLAAFSPDQIRTANRVYKIEREERFVSVPPTWRDYLYVGLPVRQSVELPAFESRPQDDAEDQIWKKAVREGWADGYKQADAILEANFHRLTRDYTGMHLYSTLLQADMITTTRVAESQQTVTGDSKQMMLGDKLRRVTDKAKFITDPGKWRPTVKKEAPKPKSAVAPSPQVPAQ encoded by the coding sequence ATGAAACGGTTTATGTTCGCTGTGCTCCCGCTGATGATCTCCTTGGCCGCCCATGCAGCTGAGGAGCCTGTGCTCGATCCGTCGAGTAACGATACAAAATCGTCCGTTGAAACGTCGCCTCCTGATCTGGATGCTCTGCTCAACCCTCAATCCCAAGCCACTACCAAAGTCACTGATATCCGCTCGCAGCTTCTAACGGGTGTGGGACACACGGTAGGCTTCCGCGGCGGTATGGCTGCTCGGGGTCACGAACTTATTGATGGTCTCAACAGCCGCGAACCGGCGTTGGATGCCATGTACAAGTTTGGCCCGATGATTGCGAAAAACGGCACATTGCCGCCGGTGATTGTCGAAGCTCGTGACCTGGCTGCTTTTTCCCCGGACCAGATTCGGACAGCTAACCGCGTCTACAAGATTGAACGTGAAGAGCGCTTTGTCAGCGTACCGCCAACGTGGAGGGACTACCTATATGTAGGTCTTCCAGTGCGGCAGTCTGTTGAGCTGCCTGCTTTCGAGTCTCGGCCGCAGGACGATGCTGAAGATCAGATCTGGAAAAAGGCAGTCCGTGAAGGTTGGGCAGACGGTTACAAGCAAGCCGATGCGATCCTTGAAGCGAATTTTCATCGCCTTACTCGCGACTACACCGGAATGCACCTCTACTCAACACTGCTCCAAGCCGACATGATCACGACGACTCGTGTTGCTGAATCTCAGCAAACGGTTACCGGGGATAGCAAACAGATGATGTTGGGCGACAAGCTGCGACGGGTTACTGACAAGGCGAAGTTCATTACCGATCCTGGAAAGTGGCGTCCAACCGTTAAGAAGGAAGCTCCAAAACCTAAATCCGCTGTCGCGCCTAGCCCCCAGGTACCAGCGCAATGA
- a CDS encoding LPD7 domain-containing protein → MSVESEALLQEFRQAVYEKHSSPQTAMESSPDGAIQHRAEAYQAWLQSSQTDGETFTIPDTLLRHWVVADITSWRSVDPSSAENAVTTLHRNVFAYDTYAELLKKLHREVYDQIISRSEVAESFNGFSSAGSPGDEPAKTDSRVILSELLKDITYRERRDGSVLYLLKEKPIFVDHGQQILMEASAQDDELAILAALHMAKQKFGGSIELTGSDEFKRRALEVMIKHNVQVELKNSAQDALRREMMGLPPIGDVPSGQDSAPAPDLTATRNQSSQTGTSDSGKATTPADPPTAEAPAAEPVNHYQGEVLAFGSAPYQFDISNSRSFYVTLKYSDGEPRTTWGVELERAIEEQSIERGDQVELKNLGRKDIIIEVPVRDTSGQVLRYEERQTHRNEWGIDVIGKASADVTPPTPLEPGESAIKAHDAKWLDDLGVPAETFDTHPKMLSMRGEDHAVLLLNGVETTQEGFATVEKLMAQEPYRAAFAASFESEFGQYNSHFQKQLADSEGYAIAKEMLADAASKYGAIPLAVIDAEALIQEAMSKGDLDAVIAGIDEYDRQYLSSFENHRQAVTSHNDLQGAKGGFSESAEPSVKPVASDEEQATNAEPPLTDQPLHFIHNGQPAEIDLTRYAQQPAVADEVEHSPSDLSKQHLNSASPLYFTHNGEPAEVHYYDEEVERNLVLQEAMFEQEAFDNPAPNLAASEPLTFTHNGEPAEIDLSRFAQPSESELSVASENLPLSSSEPGGLSDRSGVPFSERELQFAENLVPVEAHSWWEVQRVAIESWGKSLEEMEADLQILGPEPRLDQIIWFDKAGRQMPAPIDEVEWIAKQASMASQNDESDGISGDNTQLRGRGEVSLFPSADGVVELNPEEADMAQSDSNAEKEPKLILRGVTKLDDDSFDTTVLFYQGKGDYLQGFVKVDGVKHQVLAIMNERHPDPKTGEIKPNFITLSEPSESGTDDESKWTQIGYGNAVNRRGDGKEVHFDEVLFNVGGTIVKSKVTKQADEELHKKLGFLESRKEREKPSSPPKDEAPAAGHVSEEKVPVPPTKNRVRA, encoded by the coding sequence ATGAGCGTTGAATCAGAAGCTTTACTGCAAGAGTTTCGCCAAGCTGTGTACGAAAAACACAGTTCGCCGCAGACGGCGATGGAATCCTCTCCGGATGGCGCCATTCAGCATCGTGCTGAGGCGTATCAGGCATGGCTTCAGAGTAGCCAAACTGACGGTGAAACCTTCACAATTCCCGATACCTTGCTAAGGCACTGGGTCGTCGCTGACATCACGTCTTGGCGTTCAGTAGATCCTAGTTCCGCAGAAAATGCAGTCACGACATTACATCGCAATGTTTTTGCATACGATACATACGCGGAATTGCTAAAGAAACTACACCGGGAGGTTTACGACCAAATTATTTCGCGGTCGGAGGTGGCTGAATCGTTTAATGGATTCAGCAGCGCTGGCTCTCCTGGGGACGAACCGGCAAAAACCGATTCAAGGGTGATACTCAGCGAGCTGCTTAAGGACATAACGTACCGTGAGCGACGGGATGGCAGCGTTCTCTACCTTCTGAAAGAAAAGCCGATTTTTGTTGACCATGGGCAGCAGATCCTCATGGAAGCATCAGCGCAGGACGACGAACTGGCGATTCTTGCAGCACTTCATATGGCAAAGCAGAAATTCGGCGGATCCATAGAGTTGACCGGCTCAGACGAATTCAAGCGCCGTGCTCTTGAGGTAATGATCAAGCATAACGTGCAGGTTGAATTGAAGAATTCAGCTCAAGATGCCCTGCGCCGCGAGATGATGGGTCTACCACCCATCGGAGACGTACCTTCCGGACAGGACTCAGCGCCGGCTCCTGATTTAACAGCCACGAGGAATCAGTCTTCCCAGACTGGAACATCTGACTCGGGAAAAGCAACTACACCGGCTGATCCCCCCACCGCTGAAGCGCCCGCAGCTGAACCAGTGAACCACTATCAGGGGGAAGTCTTAGCGTTTGGCTCTGCGCCCTACCAGTTCGATATCTCAAACAGCCGCAGTTTCTACGTCACGCTCAAATATTCCGACGGAGAACCGAGGACCACTTGGGGTGTGGAGCTGGAACGAGCAATCGAAGAACAGAGCATTGAGCGTGGCGATCAAGTGGAGCTGAAGAACCTCGGTCGAAAGGACATCATCATTGAGGTGCCTGTCCGAGACACATCAGGACAAGTTCTTCGCTATGAAGAACGGCAAACCCACCGCAACGAGTGGGGTATTGATGTGATCGGCAAGGCATCGGCTGATGTAACACCCCCTACTCCACTGGAGCCAGGAGAATCTGCAATCAAGGCACATGATGCCAAATGGCTGGACGATTTAGGTGTCCCAGCGGAAACGTTTGATACCCATCCGAAAATGCTTTCAATGCGTGGCGAGGACCATGCTGTCCTGCTGCTCAATGGAGTTGAGACCACACAGGAAGGATTTGCCACTGTCGAAAAGCTGATGGCTCAGGAACCATACAGGGCAGCGTTCGCGGCCTCGTTCGAGTCAGAATTTGGACAATACAACAGCCATTTCCAAAAACAGCTTGCGGATTCAGAAGGCTATGCAATTGCCAAGGAAATGCTGGCTGATGCTGCGAGCAAGTATGGTGCGATCCCATTGGCCGTGATCGACGCGGAAGCTCTCATTCAAGAAGCAATGTCGAAGGGAGATCTGGACGCAGTTATCGCAGGCATAGATGAGTACGATCGCCAATACCTTTCATCTTTCGAAAACCACCGGCAGGCCGTTACTAGCCACAACGATCTCCAAGGGGCTAAAGGTGGCTTTTCAGAATCTGCCGAGCCTTCCGTCAAGCCGGTCGCTTCCGACGAAGAACAAGCTACCAACGCTGAGCCTCCGCTAACTGATCAGCCGTTACACTTCATTCACAACGGTCAGCCAGCCGAGATTGATCTGACTCGCTACGCGCAGCAGCCGGCAGTCGCGGATGAGGTTGAACACTCGCCTAGTGATCTATCTAAGCAACATCTTAATTCGGCATCGCCGCTGTATTTCACCCACAACGGTGAACCAGCCGAGGTTCACTATTACGACGAAGAAGTGGAGCGGAATCTCGTACTGCAAGAAGCGATGTTCGAACAGGAAGCATTTGATAATCCGGCGCCGAACCTAGCCGCATCCGAACCGCTGACCTTCACCCACAACGGTGAGCCAGCAGAAATCGACCTCAGCCGCTTCGCACAACCTTCCGAATCCGAATTGTCAGTAGCGTCTGAAAACCTCCCCCTGAGCAGTAGTGAGCCAGGGGGGCTCAGTGATAGATCCGGCGTTCCCTTCTCCGAGCGGGAACTGCAATTCGCTGAAAATCTGGTCCCAGTTGAAGCCCATTCCTGGTGGGAAGTCCAACGAGTCGCCATCGAATCTTGGGGCAAATCTTTGGAGGAGATGGAGGCTGATCTTCAAATCCTTGGGCCGGAGCCAAGGCTGGATCAAATCATCTGGTTCGACAAGGCTGGCCGTCAAATGCCTGCCCCTATCGATGAAGTGGAGTGGATCGCGAAACAGGCATCAATGGCATCGCAGAACGATGAATCCGATGGTATCAGTGGAGACAACACCCAGTTGCGCGGGCGCGGCGAGGTGAGCTTGTTCCCAAGCGCAGATGGTGTGGTTGAACTCAATCCAGAGGAGGCCGATATGGCACAGTCAGATTCCAATGCTGAGAAAGAACCCAAACTCATCCTGCGTGGTGTTACCAAGCTCGATGACGACTCATTCGATACCACAGTCTTGTTCTATCAGGGTAAAGGCGATTACCTGCAGGGCTTTGTGAAGGTCGATGGTGTCAAGCACCAGGTGCTTGCCATCATGAATGAACGCCATCCAGACCCCAAGACTGGCGAGATAAAACCGAACTTCATCACGCTTTCAGAGCCAAGCGAATCAGGCACTGATGATGAATCAAAGTGGACCCAGATCGGTTACGGCAATGCCGTAAATCGCCGCGGCGACGGTAAGGAGGTTCATTTTGATGAGGTCCTCTTTAACGTCGGTGGCACCATTGTGAAGTCGAAGGTGACTAAGCAAGCCGATGAGGAACTCCACAAGAAGCTGGGCTTTCTTGAATCTCGCAAGGAGCGCGAAAAACCTTCCTCCCCCCCAAAAGATGAAGCACCGGCCGCTGGTCACGTGAGCGAGGAAAAAGTCCCGGTGCCACCTACTAAAAATCGAGTCCGAGCTTAA
- a CDS encoding N-6 DNA methylase, which produces MVKYVGWGGLYQAFDHRNQSWQREYQELGALLSQDEFEKARRSTQDAHYTSAVVIGGIYEGMQRLGFHGGKIFEPSAGTGNFIGLMPEALRFESQFTAVELDPLTAEIGKHLYPTATYLNRGLQDVVIPRGYFDACVANPPFGSQSLYDPHHRELGGFSIHNYFLAKSLDKLKPGGVMGVVVSRYFLDAANGKAREHIAEQSHFLGAIRLPNSAFKENALTEVTTDIVFFQKALPGEETDKRWVNVGDIRDRETGAPITINQYFLDNPGQMAGRMVISGNMHRDTADLIAEPGRDLATEISVRLEALPRDIYKAQPSPASAEAADEKPELVLPEYLKVGSYFVTESGLIARRLPDQLAQTDYQLITPKNERAGDRIKGMVEVRDNLRVLMAAEQSQGIESDLDMHRARLNTVYDRFIRRHGHISSQANRLAMCDDPEYPLLNALESNYDRGISVDMARKHEVAVRPPSADKASIFSRRVMTPRQEVRHVDSAKDALVVSMNQVGRVDLERMVRLCGRSEENIISDLRGLIYFNPGKDRWETADQYLTGNVKAKLRGAIKAAEQDPRFLHNVDALRPVQPADIDPVDISVQLGSTWVPDTVVDKFVVHLLGDVQRRISYQAALGKWIADIGQGDNTTCRVTWGTEAYPANKLIEAVLTNRSIQVKTEVGRDDYGQPIMQVDETQTAAANQKADELRQAFVDWIWEDKDQRVSLARLYNDRFNTNIPSRYNGSHLQLPGASLDITLRPHQKDGIWRGIQDGTALFDHVVGAGKTLVCVGTVMESKRMGLLNKPMLVVPNHLLLQWKDAIYSLYPDANGLVAEKSDFKKENRERLFARIATGDWDAVVVAHSSFKKIGMPQDTLEKLLQEQISDLSNAIIDLKNDRGDRITIKEMEKAKERMKERLEKKADTGAKDQAVTFADLGVDALVVDEAQEFKNLFITTSLSRISGLGNLTGSEKAFDLFVKCRYLQQRYDGRGVFLATGTPLSNTIAELYTVQRYMQYDELKERGIVHFDAWASTFGQVVTGWELDATGVNYRLNSRFSRFQNVPELNTMYRTFADVITRADLQQQAADRGTRFPVPRVKGGRPQNIIVERSEEQAQYMGVQSEILDDHGKPTHRADGGVIRNWNKGSIIHRMENLPRDPRIDNPLKITNDARKAGLDFRLIDPDSDDFLGSKVNACVDNVHRIWEAWDARQGTQLVFCDLSTPKGKKRPIAAPETS; this is translated from the coding sequence TTGGTCAAATATGTAGGCTGGGGTGGTCTGTATCAGGCGTTCGATCATCGCAACCAATCCTGGCAGCGTGAGTACCAGGAACTGGGCGCGCTTCTCAGCCAGGATGAATTCGAAAAAGCTCGCCGCTCTACTCAAGATGCCCACTACACCTCAGCAGTTGTCATTGGTGGGATCTACGAAGGCATGCAGCGGCTAGGGTTCCACGGCGGTAAAATCTTCGAGCCATCGGCCGGCACAGGCAACTTCATTGGCTTGATGCCAGAAGCCCTGAGGTTTGAAAGCCAGTTCACTGCGGTGGAGCTCGACCCTCTGACAGCTGAAATAGGGAAGCACCTTTACCCCACTGCAACCTATCTCAATCGTGGGCTGCAGGATGTAGTTATTCCCCGCGGCTATTTTGACGCTTGCGTGGCCAACCCACCCTTCGGCTCACAATCGCTTTACGACCCCCATCATCGCGAGCTTGGTGGGTTCTCCATCCACAACTACTTTCTCGCCAAATCCCTCGACAAGCTAAAACCAGGCGGCGTGATGGGCGTCGTTGTAAGCCGCTACTTCCTAGACGCAGCCAACGGCAAAGCTCGAGAGCATATCGCTGAACAGTCCCATTTCCTGGGCGCGATCCGGTTGCCCAATTCTGCATTCAAAGAGAATGCACTGACGGAAGTCACGACTGACATTGTTTTTTTCCAGAAAGCGCTACCTGGTGAGGAAACTGACAAGCGCTGGGTAAATGTCGGCGATATACGAGACCGGGAGACAGGTGCCCCAATCACAATCAACCAGTACTTCCTGGACAACCCGGGACAGATGGCTGGTCGTATGGTCATTTCCGGAAACATGCATCGCGACACAGCAGATTTAATCGCTGAGCCTGGTCGGGACCTGGCTACTGAGATTTCTGTTCGTCTGGAAGCATTACCTCGCGACATCTACAAAGCTCAGCCGTCGCCGGCCTCGGCAGAAGCAGCAGATGAAAAGCCTGAGCTGGTCTTGCCTGAGTACCTTAAGGTGGGCTCTTACTTCGTCACGGAAAGCGGGCTGATAGCTCGTCGGCTTCCTGACCAACTGGCCCAGACTGATTACCAGCTGATCACCCCCAAAAACGAACGTGCAGGCGACCGCATCAAGGGCATGGTCGAGGTTCGGGATAATCTTCGGGTCCTGATGGCTGCAGAACAATCTCAGGGTATTGAAAGCGATCTGGATATGCATCGGGCTCGCCTCAACACCGTGTACGATCGGTTCATTCGCAGGCATGGCCATATCAGCAGCCAGGCTAACCGCTTGGCCATGTGCGACGATCCTGAATATCCATTGCTGAATGCTCTGGAAAGCAATTACGACCGGGGCATCTCAGTTGATATGGCCCGCAAACACGAGGTGGCCGTACGTCCTCCTAGTGCCGATAAAGCGTCGATTTTCAGCCGTCGGGTGATGACTCCCCGACAGGAAGTGCGGCACGTAGACTCAGCAAAAGATGCTTTGGTCGTGTCCATGAACCAGGTCGGCCGCGTTGATCTGGAGCGCATGGTGCGCCTCTGCGGTCGATCCGAAGAGAACATCATTTCTGACCTACGCGGTTTGATTTATTTCAATCCTGGTAAGGATCGCTGGGAAACTGCGGACCAGTATTTAACCGGTAACGTGAAGGCCAAGCTCCGCGGGGCCATCAAGGCAGCTGAACAAGATCCACGGTTTTTGCATAACGTAGACGCCCTACGCCCGGTTCAGCCTGCTGACATCGATCCGGTGGATATTTCCGTCCAGCTGGGTTCAACCTGGGTACCCGATACCGTCGTCGATAAATTCGTGGTTCATCTCCTCGGTGATGTACAGCGGCGGATCAGCTACCAGGCAGCGCTCGGAAAATGGATCGCTGATATCGGTCAGGGCGATAACACAACTTGTCGGGTGACTTGGGGTACCGAAGCCTACCCGGCGAACAAACTGATTGAAGCGGTTCTGACTAACCGATCCATTCAGGTCAAAACTGAAGTCGGCCGGGACGATTACGGCCAGCCAATCATGCAGGTTGACGAGACTCAAACCGCTGCAGCAAACCAGAAGGCCGATGAGTTACGCCAGGCATTCGTTGACTGGATCTGGGAGGACAAAGATCAGCGTGTGTCGTTGGCCAGGCTGTACAACGACAGGTTCAACACCAATATTCCATCGCGGTACAACGGATCTCACCTCCAGCTTCCCGGCGCGTCGCTCGATATCACGCTGCGTCCCCATCAGAAGGATGGGATTTGGCGAGGCATTCAAGACGGCACAGCGCTGTTCGACCACGTCGTCGGCGCCGGCAAGACTCTGGTGTGCGTTGGGACCGTCATGGAAAGCAAGCGCATGGGTCTGCTGAACAAGCCGATGCTGGTGGTTCCCAACCATCTATTGCTGCAGTGGAAGGACGCCATCTACTCACTATATCCAGACGCTAACGGCCTGGTTGCTGAGAAGTCAGACTTCAAGAAGGAAAATCGCGAGCGCCTATTTGCCCGTATCGCCACGGGCGATTGGGATGCCGTCGTGGTGGCCCATAGCTCGTTCAAAAAAATCGGGATGCCTCAAGACACACTCGAAAAACTGCTACAGGAGCAAATTAGCGACCTGAGCAATGCAATCATCGATCTCAAGAACGACCGCGGGGACCGCATCACCATCAAGGAGATGGAGAAAGCCAAGGAGCGGATGAAAGAGCGTCTGGAGAAGAAAGCCGATACAGGCGCTAAGGATCAGGCAGTGACCTTTGCAGATCTGGGTGTGGATGCACTGGTTGTCGATGAGGCGCAGGAGTTCAAAAACCTGTTCATTACCACCTCTCTGAGCCGGATTTCTGGCCTGGGCAATCTCACAGGTTCCGAAAAGGCCTTTGATCTGTTCGTTAAATGTCGGTACCTGCAGCAGCGCTACGACGGCCGAGGAGTATTCCTCGCAACTGGCACCCCCCTAAGCAACACCATTGCTGAGCTGTATACCGTCCAACGGTACATGCAGTACGACGAACTGAAGGAACGCGGGATCGTGCATTTCGATGCCTGGGCGTCCACCTTCGGCCAAGTAGTCACCGGCTGGGAGCTGGATGCCACCGGTGTGAATTACCGACTCAACTCAAGATTTTCCAGATTTCAAAATGTGCCAGAGCTGAACACGATGTACCGAACCTTTGCGGACGTCATCACCAGGGCAGATCTGCAGCAGCAAGCCGCAGACCGAGGTACTCGTTTTCCCGTACCAAGGGTCAAGGGCGGTCGTCCTCAAAACATCATCGTTGAGCGCTCCGAGGAACAAGCGCAATACATGGGGGTTCAATCCGAGATACTGGATGATCACGGCAAGCCCACTCACCGTGCCGACGGGGGCGTCATCCGGAATTGGAACAAGGGATCTATCATCCACCGGATGGAAAATCTTCCACGGGATCCCCGCATCGACAACCCGCTGAAGATCACTAACGATGCCCGGAAGGCGGGATTAGACTTCCGATTGATTGATCCTGACTCTGACGACTTCCTTGGCAGCAAGGTGAATGCGTGTGTTGATAACGTACATCGCATCTGGGAAGCCTGGGATGCTCGCCAAGGCACTCAATTGGTATTCTGCGACCTTTCCACCCCGAAAGGAAAAAAACGGCCTATTGCTGCGCCTGAAACCTCTTGA
- the istB gene encoding IS21-like element ISPsy14 family helper ATPase IstB, whose product MLPNPTLDKLQTLRLHGMIKALGEQHATPDINDLSFDERLGLMVDRELTEREDARLTTRLKAARLRHNACLEDIDYRSPRGLDKSLILQLGSGQWLRDGLNLIIGGPTGVGKTWLACALAHKACRDGYSVRYLRLPRLMEELGLAHGDGRFAKLMAGYAKTDLLILDDWGLAPFTASQRRDMLELLDDRYGNRSTLVTSQMPVDKWHALIGDPTLGDAILDRLVHNAYRIELKGESMRRRATKLTATETSD is encoded by the coding sequence ATGCTGCCTAACCCGACCCTCGACAAGTTACAAACCCTGCGCCTGCACGGCATGATCAAGGCGCTTGGCGAACAACACGCAACGCCTGACATCAACGATCTCAGCTTCGACGAACGCCTCGGTCTGATGGTCGACCGCGAGCTGACCGAGCGCGAAGACGCACGCCTGACTACTCGCCTCAAGGCCGCACGACTGCGCCATAACGCCTGCCTGGAAGACATCGACTACCGCAGCCCGCGCGGCCTGGACAAATCGCTGATCCTGCAACTGGGTAGCGGCCAGTGGCTGCGTGACGGCCTGAACCTGATCATCGGCGGCCCTACTGGCGTGGGCAAAACCTGGCTGGCCTGCGCGCTGGCCCACAAGGCCTGCCGCGACGGTTACAGCGTGCGTTATCTGCGCTTGCCACGCTTGATGGAAGAACTAGGCCTGGCCCACGGCGACGGTCGCTTCGCGAAACTGATGGCGGGCTATGCCAAGACCGACTTGCTGATCCTGGACGACTGGGGCCTGGCGCCATTTACTGCGTCGCAACGACGCGACATGTTGGAACTGCTGGACGACCGGTACGGGAACCGCTCGACGCTGGTAACCAGCCAGATGCCGGTGGACAAATGGCACGCGCTGATCGGCGATCCGACCTTGGGCGATGCGATCCTCGACCGGCTGGTGCACAACGCTTATCGGATCGAACTGAAGGGCGAATCGATGCGCAGACGCGCAACGAAATTGACGGCGACAGAGACTTCAGACTAA
- the traJ gene encoding plasmid transfer ATPase TraJ, with the protein MTQPILEPFNFEGDLGPHSFRRFLKYCADQGVSDVLVQGGDYIWAELHGRQLRASVSTVKQGQLSVLIAALWSPEIESLIKRGDEGVDRALEITGSDIGLERGMTLRFRTNFVQARIANLDEAYSITMRVIPVDLPDIEKMGIEPDLFEELFPEAGLVIVCGPTGSGKTTLQAGVYKHIGTVMPDRKVITFDDPIEYVLGGPHWKGPQPAQSQIGRDIADFPKAMRNAVRRKPSIIGIGEARDRVSIEAMVEASLSGHTCYATMHTESVAETINRAIQTYPPEQQSGIASRLAGALRVIIVQRLLKTTDGKRTAIREYLVFDREFRSEMQSLPYNEWAMLIRTKLEDAAGTLDDKAWRLYQNGRILQDEFVGVAGMKEFRKRSLSAQEN; encoded by the coding sequence ATGACTCAACCGATACTGGAGCCCTTCAATTTTGAGGGTGATCTTGGTCCGCATAGTTTTCGCAGATTTCTAAAATACTGCGCGGATCAGGGGGTGTCAGACGTTTTGGTGCAAGGCGGCGACTACATCTGGGCTGAACTGCATGGCAGGCAGTTGAGGGCATCCGTTTCCACTGTGAAACAAGGACAGCTGTCAGTCCTGATCGCTGCTCTGTGGTCCCCTGAGATTGAAAGCCTGATCAAGCGTGGCGATGAAGGCGTAGATCGGGCTCTTGAGATTACTGGCAGCGATATCGGCCTTGAGCGCGGCATGACGCTGCGCTTCCGTACCAACTTTGTTCAGGCCCGGATTGCGAACCTGGATGAAGCGTACTCAATCACCATGCGCGTGATTCCGGTCGATCTCCCTGATATCGAAAAAATGGGGATCGAGCCTGATCTGTTTGAAGAGCTGTTTCCCGAAGCTGGGTTGGTCATCGTCTGTGGACCAACAGGCTCGGGAAAAACTACCTTACAGGCTGGGGTGTACAAGCACATTGGAACGGTGATGCCTGATCGCAAGGTAATCACTTTCGATGATCCTATTGAGTACGTGCTTGGAGGGCCACACTGGAAGGGACCTCAACCGGCACAGTCGCAAATCGGCCGCGATATCGCAGACTTTCCAAAAGCGATGCGCAATGCCGTTCGTAGAAAGCCCAGTATCATTGGTATCGGAGAGGCGCGGGACCGTGTCTCTATCGAGGCGATGGTTGAAGCTTCTCTCTCGGGCCATACGTGTTACGCCACGATGCACACGGAGTCGGTAGCAGAAACGATCAACCGGGCAATTCAAACCTATCCACCCGAGCAACAGTCCGGGATTGCGTCGCGGCTCGCCGGTGCGTTGCGGGTTATCATTGTGCAAAGGCTCCTTAAAACGACCGATGGAAAGCGCACGGCGATTCGTGAGTACCTGGTATTTGATCGGGAGTTCAGGTCGGAAATGCAAAGTCTTCCGTATAACGAATGGGCAATGTTGATTCGTACCAAGCTTGAAGATGCTGCAGGCACTCTCGATGATAAAGCTTGGAGGCTGTACCAGAACGGCAGGATCCTGCAGGATGAATTTGTCGGCGTCGCAGGCATGAAGGAATTCAGAAAACGCTCGCTAAGCGCGCAGGAGAATTAG
- the icmT gene encoding IcmT/TraK family protein has product MPSIWRAASEPLTALGIPVSAYLPLLGWMYFPSWTTFYMAVGVIIMFGILAKLGWTLSVCWNKLLGFLRGGVIYARPWWFRKRFRD; this is encoded by the coding sequence ATGCCTTCAATTTGGCGAGCTGCTTCAGAACCGTTGACCGCTTTGGGCATTCCGGTTTCAGCGTACTTGCCTTTGCTGGGTTGGATGTATTTTCCGAGCTGGACTACGTTCTACATGGCCGTGGGCGTAATTATCATGTTCGGGATTTTGGCCAAGCTTGGGTGGACTTTAAGCGTGTGCTGGAACAAGCTGCTGGGATTCTTACGTGGTGGAGTCATCTATGCCCGACCCTGGTGGTTCAGGAAGCGTTTCCGAGACTAA
- a CDS encoding DotD/TraH family lipoprotein (Members of this family include DotD of type IVB secretion systems and TraH of plasmid conjugative plasmid systems, both lipoproteins.): MDLNRYPFAALLAAIALTGCASKQPDVSAQTLVDQQILEATQKIEAAQVDLYQAGALNSRVVMRTPNTNLDDKQFVTISWQGDAIQLLTKLAQDRGQRFEYMGLRMPLPVNIDVKGARYQTVLSMLRAQIGYRAAITEAPDKLVLQYNRPQG, from the coding sequence ATGGACCTGAACCGATACCCGTTTGCCGCGCTACTTGCTGCAATCGCTCTCACTGGTTGCGCATCCAAGCAGCCAGATGTCAGCGCCCAAACCCTGGTTGATCAGCAGATTCTCGAAGCTACCCAGAAAATCGAAGCTGCCCAAGTCGATTTGTACCAGGCCGGCGCACTGAATAGTCGTGTGGTCATGCGTACACCCAACACGAACCTGGACGACAAACAATTCGTCACCATCAGCTGGCAGGGCGATGCTATCCAGCTCCTTACAAAGCTCGCACAAGACCGCGGTCAGCGATTTGAATACATGGGTTTACGTATGCCATTGCCCGTGAACATCGACGTCAAGGGCGCCCGGTATCAAACAGTGCTTTCTATGCTGCGTGCGCAGATCGGGTACCGTGCAGCCATTACTGAGGCCCCGGACAAACTGGTTCTTCAGTACAACCGGCCCCAAGGCTGA